In Bombus pyrosoma isolate SC7728 linkage group LG2, ASM1482585v1, whole genome shotgun sequence, a genomic segment contains:
- the LOC122574456 gene encoding uncharacterized protein LOC122574456 has translation MTSIHVDRRVNAPIINFKKKVKQEEEGLHFYWFCDHTISFQGITNEYSGPMTQKSSKLSPSWTDATRENVEYMGFSRDIELFSGDFSWGLAIKRSHPRCIPHDPRALPWKESSG, from the exons ATGACGAGTATACACGTCGACCGCAGAGTAAATGCTCctatcataaattttaagaaaaaagtaaagcaagaagaggaaggattacatttttattgg TTCTGCGATCATACAATTTCGTTCCAAGGAATAACGAACGAATACAGTGGGCCGATGACACAGAAATCGTCAAAATTAAGCCCGAGTTGGACAGACGCAACACGTGAAAACGTGGAGTATATGGGTTTCTCGAGAGACATCGAACTTTTCTCCGGCGATTTCTCGTGGGGCTTGGCCATCAAGAGATCGCATCCACGCTGCATACCGCATGATCCACGTGCGTTACCGTGGAAGGAAAGTTCCGGTTAG